In the Colletotrichum lupini chromosome 1, complete sequence genome, one interval contains:
- a CDS encoding quinate permease — protein MGGGTSLWASPDWKKDPKEIFNSKLLLLGITIAFAGCSYGFDQGNIGGIMTFPSFRRAFGFDAISEEEANTSEGNIAAMLAAGGTAGALLAAPLSDFLGRKKAVTSMAALFLIGCSMQEVPNLDVLYAGRLLAGVAIGATSMLAPQYLAENSPKSIRGSLTTSYNLMIILALAIAFWVNYAVSLWPNQDPDNNKAWQLALGIQLIPGFFLFTLIWFVVETPRALISKGKQERGLKNLCKLRGLPAEHPYVHQEYLEILAQSEAEQSQAKGHGYVVVVKDIVTNASNRRRLFLAVMLFLFHKLTGTDSLNYFAPQIFAMIGVPKGSSSLLTTGVYGVVKLATTIIYVTVIVDRVGRRLPLMIGATIQATAMLYIGLFLRFSDVQPGSGTTPGGIVGIIMIYLYAFGWSFGHSVAPYVVAAEIFPARVRSVCMSCCLFTNWIVNYGITSATPHMLSTMKYGTFLFFSIMTYIGAIFVFFCLPELKGRSIGSMDDLFAHSLWTMFKRAYPTEDEKVRHDVQEQLQHEEDKVVSHVTMIEDNGRRA, from the exons ATGGGTGGTGGAACATCACTATGGGCTTCCCCCGACTGGAAGAAGGATCCAAAGGAGATCTTTAACTCTAAGCTTCTGCTGTTAGGAATCACAATAGCCTTTGCGGGATGTTCATACGGTTTTGACCAGGGAAATATCGGGGGCATCATGACGTTTCCATCCTTCCGGCGTGCCTTTGGGTTTGACGCAATAAGCGAAGAAGAAGCAAACACGAGCG AGGGCAATATAGCAGCTATGC TCGCTGCCGGCGGGACTGCCGGTGCTTTGCTAGCAGCGCCTCTGTCCGATTTCCTTGGTAGGAAGAAGGCCGTCACATCAATGGCCGCTCTATTTCTTATAGGCTGCTCCATGCAAGAAGTTCCCAACCTGGATGTTCTTTACGCTGGAAGACTCCTAGCTGGTGTAGCCATCGGTGCGACCTCAATG TTGGCTCCCCAGTACCTGGCAGAAAACTCCCCAAAGTCGATCAGAGGCTCCCTTACTACATCGTACAACTTGATGATCATCTTGGCACTTGCGATTGCCTTTTGGGTCAACTACGCAGTCAGCCTTTGGCCCAATCAGGACCCCGACAACAACAAGGCTTGGCAGCTGGCTCTTGGCATTCAGTTGATTCCaggcttcttcctcttcactCTTATCTGGT TCGTCGTCGAGACCCCACGAGCCCTCATTTCGAAAGGGAAACAAGAGCGCGGACTTAAGAACCTGTGCAAGCTGAGAGGCCTGCCTGCCGAACACCCTTACGTACACCAAGAGTATCTGGAAATTCTGGCCCAGTCGGAAGCCGAGCAAAGCCAAGCCAAGG GTCATGGCTATGTGGTGGTTGTAAAAGACATCGTCACCAACGCCAGCAATCGGCGGCGACTTTTCCTTGCCGTCATGCTGTTCCTGTTCCACAAGCTTACAG GCACTGACTCCCTGAACTACTTTGCGCCCCAAATCTTCGCCATGATTGGAGTACCTAAAGGCTCGAGTTCTCTTTTGACGACTGGCGTCTACGGTGTTGTCAAGCTTGCAACAACCATAATCTACGTTACTGTCATTGTTGACCGTGTTGGACGTCGTCTTCCACTCATGATCGGAGCAACCATTCAGGCTACAGCTATGCTCTACATTGGTCTCTTTCTCCGCTTTTCCGATGTTCAGCCTGGAAGTGGAACGACTCCAGGTGGCATTGTGGGCATTATCAT GATTTATCTCTACGCTTTCGGCTGGTCTTTCGGGCACTCAGTAGCACCATACGTCGTAGCCGCTGAGATCTTCCCCGCGCGAGTTCGATCGGTCTGCATGTCCTGCTGCCTCTTCACAAACTGGATCGTCAACTACGGTATCACCTCGGCCACACCACACATGCTGAGTACCATGAAGTACGGCACGTTCTTGTTCTTTTCCATCATGACGTACATTGGTGCCATTTTCGTCTTTTTCTGTCTGCCCGAGCTCAAGGGCCGAAGCATCGGATCCATGGATGATCTCTTTGCTCACTCATTATGGACCATGTTCAAGCGCGCCTATCCTACCGAGGACGAGAAGGTTAGGCACGATGTTCAGGAGCAATTGCAGCACGAGGAAGACAAAGTTGTTTCGCATGTAACAATGATTGAGGATAATGGTAGGCGTGCTTAA
- a CDS encoding cytochrome P450, which yields MPRSNWTSNPIKAFTSLSLRENWELVIREKVELAVDRIRADALKGKADILKWWMLMTTDVIAHLSFGESFKTLELGEKSSYIRALEMLFTASMFRREVPWLFYLAQYLPFQYPKELANAGHIIGEYASMATSSQKGNGHSVNLFSNMQAACDEKIEYSLTPEKLQSEATNLIVAGSDTTSITLTYLVWVVLKRPTLRQNLEAELHNLRDDEITDAVLEKLPLLNAVIEETLRVYGAVAGNLPRSVPPGGVTLGGFFIPGGIVVETQAYTLHRNPNVFPDPERFDETRFLTERLTKEQRRSLSPWGAGTRVCIGAHLARMELRLAVAVSFRECRGIRLADDMTDDVMDMRNVWLISPVGHRCDVTLKQREAAFLS from the exons atgccgcggtcgaattggacttctaatccgataaaAGCCTTTACGAGCCTCTCGCTGCGCGAGAATTGGGAGTTAGTTATTCGAGAGAAGGTTGAATTAGCCGTAGACCGTATTCGGGCGGATGCTTTGAAGGGTAAAGCCGATATTCTCAAGTGGTGGATGCTCATGACGACGGACGTTATTGCCCACTTGTCTTTTGGCGAGTCTTTCAAGACACTAGAACTCGGCGAG AAAAGCTCCTACATCCGCGCGTTGGAAATGCTCTTCACAGCTTCAATGTTTCGACGCGAAGTGCCCTGGCTATTCTATCTCGCCCAATATCTACCCTTTCAGTACCCCAAGGAGCTTGCAAACGCGGGGCACATCATCGGCGAATATGCTAGTATGGCCACCAGCAGCCAAAAGGGCAATGGGCATTCTGTAAACCTATTCAGTAACATGCAAGCTGCGTGTGATGAAAAAATCGAGTACAGCCTGACTCCGGAAAAGTTGCAGTCAGAGGCGACGAACCTCATCGTGGCAGGGTCCGATACCACCTCTATtacacttacctacctagtcTGGGTGGTGCTGAAGAGACCGACCCTCCGTCAAAATCTCGAAGCGGAGCTTCACAACCTCAGAGACGACGAGATCACCGACGCCGTTCTCGAGAAACTGCCGCTTCTCAACGCCGTCATCGAAGAGACGTTGCGCGTGTACGGGGCGGTTGCAGGTAACCTACCTAGGTCTGTACCTCCGGGTGGTGTGACGCTGGGTGGATTCTTCATTCCTGGTGGCATAGTTGTAGAGACGCAGGCGTACACGCTCCACCGTAACCCCAATGTTTTTCCAGACCCTGAGAG ATTCGACGAGACTCGGTTTCTGACTGAGAGATTGACGAAGGAGCAGAGGCGATCATTGTCTCCTTGGGGAGCTGGGACTCGGGTTTGTATTGGAGCACATTTGGCTCGCATGGAGTTACGACTCGCTGTGGCAGTTTCTTTCCGCGAATGTCGAGGCATAAGACTAGCTGACGACATGACCGATGATGTGATGGACATGCGCAATGTTTGGCTGATTAGTCCGGTTGGTCATCGTTGCGATGTCACACTCAAACAAAGGGAAGCTGCATTCTTATCTTAG